The window GAGTTCCTCCGCTTCCCCAGCGAGTTCCCCATTGACAAACTGGGCATGTACCTCTCCTTTATCTTCTAAATCATTGCAGGACAGACCTATAGACGCCCCGTCCTCCTTTTGGAGGGCGGGGTGTCCCGTTTTTCGGAATTGCGCCGTGTTTGAATGAAAAGCCGGGGTATGCTAGGATTTTCCGCAAGCGGGACCATGTAAAATTCCGTTGTTTACGGAAAGTGTCCCCTGTGCCCTTCCCGCGAAAGCGGGAATCAATTGCCGAAATCCTGCCTGCAATATGCGGGCTGCGAATGGGAGATAATCATGCAACCCCTTGACATGTTTAATCTTGCGGGAAAAGTGGCCGTGGTGACCGGCGGCGGCGGCGTGCTCGGCGGCGCAATTGCCGAGGGACTGGCCGGGGCCGGGGCGGCCGTGGCCATAGCCGACCTGCTGCCGGACATGGCCAAAGCCTGCGCCCAGCGCATCAAGGATGCGGGCGGGAAGGCCGAGGGCTACGCCATGAACGCCTTCGAGCGGGACAGCATCCAGTCCTGCTGTGATGCTGTGATTCGTGATTTCAACCGTGTGGACATCCTGATCAACGCCGTCGGCGGGAACATGAAGGGCGCCACCACCTCGCCGGAGCAGTCCTTCTTCGATTTGCCCGCCGAGGCGCTTCAGAAGGTGTTCGAACTCAACTTGACGGGCGGCACCATTGTCCCCTCCCAGATTTTCCTGAAGGCCATGCTTAAAAACGACGATGGCGGGGTTATCATCAACATTTCCTCAATGAACGCCTTCCGTCCGCTGACCCGGATTCCGGGGTACAGCGCGGCCAAGGCGGCCGTGAGCAATTTTACCCAGTGGCTGGCGGTGCATCTGGCGCAGGAGTACAGCCCGAAACTGCGCGTGAACGCCATCGCGCCGGGCTTCTTCCTCACTGAGCAGAACCGCTACCTCCTCACGGACAAGGAGACGGGCGAGGCCACGCAGCGCGGAAAGACCATCCTCGGCCACACGCCGATGGGCCGCTACGGCACCCCGGACGACCTGGTCGGCGCGACCATCTGGCTGGCCAGCGACGCGTCACGTTTTGTCACCGGCATTGTGCTTCCCGTGGACGGCGGTTTCTCCGCATTCTCCGGTGTCTGACCGCGCAGTACTTATCCGCATTTAACCGTTTGGCTTGATGACCAAGAGAAAGGCCCGAACCATGACCGACCCCGTGACCCGCCTCAAAGAGCACAAACCCTCCCATGAGTTTCTCATCGCCATTGACTCCGACGGCTGCGCCTTTGACACGATGGAGATCAAGCACAAGGAATGCTTCATCCCCAACATCATCAAGTACTGGGACCTTCAGCCCGTGTCCAAGTACGCACGCATGGCGGGCGAGTTTGTGAACTTGTACTCCAAATGGCGCGGTGTGAACCGGTTTCCGGCGCTTCTGATGACCTTCGACCTGCTGGCGGAGTGGGACGCGCCCATGGCGCGCGGCATCACCCTGC of the Candidatus Hydrogenedentota bacterium genome contains:
- a CDS encoding SDR family oxidoreductase gives rise to the protein MQPLDMFNLAGKVAVVTGGGGVLGGAIAEGLAGAGAAVAIADLLPDMAKACAQRIKDAGGKAEGYAMNAFERDSIQSCCDAVIRDFNRVDILINAVGGNMKGATTSPEQSFFDLPAEALQKVFELNLTGGTIVPSQIFLKAMLKNDDGGVIINISSMNAFRPLTRIPGYSAAKAAVSNFTQWLAVHLAQEYSPKLRVNAIAPGFFLTEQNRYLLTDKETGEATQRGKTILGHTPMGRYGTPDDLVGATIWLASDASRFVTGIVLPVDGGFSAFSGV